The nucleotide window TGAATAGCATTAATAAAGGACTTAAAAACCAAGATGGGTCACCAACTCTTTCTATAGATGATCATTCCTATTATTTAAAATCAACTGAAAAACATAAGGAATGGGGGATTATGTTGGAAGAAAAACAAGATCTTAATTTTAAGGATAATTCCTTAGAAATATGGAAACAAGTTAAAAAAAAATAATTCCGGTAGTATCTATCAACAAAATATTTTACTCACTTATAATAAGGTCTATCCAAATAAAAACAGTGATGAAAATTATTATTGGATAATCTTTACAAAATCAGACCTTTCAGAATATGAGCATAAAAATAATTTAAATTTTTTTCAAAGAACGTTATTTTTAGCAATTATAGCTTTACTATTGTCTATTATATATTCAAACTCTAAATATTCAGAATATGAATATTCTAGATTACTATTGAAAAAATAAAGAATTAAATAATAGAAATAAAGAATTATTTTATGATTCTACAATAGATAAGCTAACTGATATTTACAATAGAAACTATCTTCTAGAACTGTTCGTGAAAGAATTTTCAAAATGTTTAAGACATAATATTAACCTGGTTTGTTTAATTATTGATTTAGATAACTTTAAAGAGACTAATGATACTTATGGACATTTAGCTGGTGATTATGTTTTAAAAACGGTTTCCCAACTTATAAAAAATAAGATTAGAAGTGAAGATATTTTTGGTAGGTATGGTGGAGATGAATTTTTGTTGATATTACCATATACCAGCTTGAATGATGGGAAAAAAGTAGCAGAAAAAATAAAAAATAAGATAAAGAAGAAACAATTTAAAAATAAAGGAGTGAACTTTCGTGTAACCTTTAGTGTGGGAATTTCAAAATTAGATCAGTCAATGAAAAACATAGATGACCTAATTGAAAAGGCTGATATTTCACTCTATAAATCAAAGAAAAGGAGATAAAATTT belongs to Fusobacteria bacterium ZRK30 and includes:
- a CDS encoding GGDEF domain-containing protein, whose amino-acid sequence is MDKLTDIYNRNYLLELFVKEFSKCLRHNINLVCLIIDLDNFKETNDTYGHLAGDYVLKTVSQLIKNKIRSEDIFGRYGGDEFLLILPYTSLNDGKKVAEKIKNKIKKKQFKNKGVNFRVTFSVGISKLDQSMKNIDDLIEKADISLYKSKKRR